The proteins below come from a single Novosphingobium aromaticivorans DSM 12444 genomic window:
- a CDS encoding amine dehydrogenase large subunit, translating to MATLATEDVAQVELRDRMPAHWVVVNDVVFTHILDGRAYVVDADKGEYLGMVPGGHSHIGVQFTPDGSTMLMPGTFFSRGSRGDRTDVITWFALKDLMPGAEVVIPPKRMQSLPLLSAIPLTDDGRFMLIYNFTPEQTMTVVDVAAKSVVGEFETPGCALAHMTGPRSFMMQCADGSLQSGALDEGGKITLGATTPPLFEREDPATDKPVRVAPSRWLFITFSGAVLEVDNGSGTPVAGTRWKLTAAGEEAWRPGGLQPYAFHAPSNRLYVLMHEGGPGTHKHPGTEIWVFDASTRQRVARLPIETPSTAIAISNDADPLLYTTLFGSGTLVVRKPADASVVRKVEGLGADLTLIQVPPVTAAPGAGQ from the coding sequence GTGGCCACTCTCGCCACCGAGGATGTCGCGCAGGTCGAGCTGAGGGATCGAATGCCGGCGCATTGGGTCGTGGTGAACGACGTGGTCTTTACCCACATCCTCGACGGCCGCGCTTATGTCGTCGATGCCGACAAGGGCGAATACCTTGGCATGGTGCCGGGCGGCCATTCGCACATTGGCGTGCAGTTTACCCCCGATGGGTCGACGATGCTGATGCCCGGCACGTTCTTTTCACGCGGAAGCCGGGGCGACCGCACCGATGTGATTACCTGGTTCGCGTTGAAAGACCTGATGCCCGGCGCCGAAGTGGTGATCCCGCCCAAGCGCATGCAGTCCCTTCCCCTGCTGTCCGCGATCCCGCTGACCGACGACGGGCGCTTCATGCTGATCTACAACTTCACGCCCGAGCAGACCATGACCGTGGTCGACGTCGCGGCCAAGAGCGTGGTCGGCGAGTTCGAGACCCCGGGCTGCGCACTCGCCCACATGACCGGCCCGCGCAGTTTCATGATGCAGTGCGCCGATGGCAGCCTGCAATCGGGCGCACTTGACGAAGGCGGGAAGATCACGCTGGGCGCCACCACGCCCCCCCTGTTCGAACGCGAAGACCCCGCGACCGACAAGCCGGTGCGCGTCGCTCCGTCGCGCTGGCTGTTCATCACCTTTTCGGGTGCGGTCCTCGAGGTCGATAACGGCAGCGGCACTCCGGTCGCGGGGACGCGCTGGAAGCTGACCGCTGCGGGCGAGGAAGCCTGGCGGCCGGGCGGCTTGCAGCCCTATGCCTTCCACGCCCCCTCGAACCGCCTCTATGTGCTGATGCATGAGGGAGGTCCCGGCACGCACAAGCACCCGGGCACGGAGATCTGGGTTTTCGATGCTTCCACCCGGCAGCGCGTTGCCCGCCTGCCGATCGAAACGCCATCCACCGCCATCGCCATCAGCAACGATGCCGATCCACTGCTCTACACCACCCTGTTCGGGTCGGGCACACTCGTGGTGCGCAAGCCTGCCGACGCATCGGTGGTCCGCAAGGTTGAAGGCCTGGGAGCCGATCTGACGCTGATCCAGGTCCCACCGGTCACGGCCGCACCGGGAGCCGGTCAGTGA
- a CDS encoding c-type cytochrome — MSVRAFMLTAGLSAVALASGALATPTADVARGKALFARCAGCHAVVPGARSIGPNLAGVEGRKAASAGSYAYSPALARLKITWDRGNLDKFLAGPQKMAPGSKMAFAGLADPGQRADVIAYLATLQD; from the coding sequence GTGAGCGTGCGTGCGTTCATGCTGACTGCCGGGCTTTCGGCAGTGGCGCTTGCCTCTGGCGCGCTAGCCACCCCGACGGCCGACGTCGCGCGCGGCAAGGCCCTGTTCGCACGTTGTGCCGGTTGCCATGCCGTGGTGCCCGGCGCGCGATCGATCGGGCCCAACCTGGCGGGGGTAGAGGGGAGGAAGGCGGCATCTGCCGGTTCCTATGCCTATTCGCCCGCCCTCGCCCGGCTGAAAATCACCTGGGATCGCGGCAATCTCGACAAATTCCTTGCGGGCCCGCAAAAGATGGCACCGGGATCGAAGATGGCGTTCGCCGGGCTGGCGGATCCGGGGCAGCGGGCAGATGTCATCGCCTATCTCGCAACGCTGCAGGACTGA
- a CDS encoding TonB-dependent receptor — MESRWKLTTAVVLAATAATFANDAAAQDAKQERASADSPVVFGDIVVTATKRSENVGRVPIAISAFSGDQLKALGITETTQITQHVPGLQLNAWSPNVTIFNLRGVSQNNFTDYLESPVAVYIDDAYMGSINGVSGQLFDVQRVEVLRGPQGTLFGRNATGGLIHYLSTDASNATFNGYATAGYERFNRRMLEGAAGGSIAEGLRFRVAGRIARADGYVKPQAALPGVFESNGQALGGENGWALRGTIQADLGERGTLDLWYKHSEDNGVATGGYVFDNCDLTASGYCATDAAGLSNGTGGVINAITGEKASPYANFSNLRGSLDRDIDVAQAKLLYDLGGAKLTAITNYTWLDKVYAEDGDATPLDLIGFGTTAKYRQFSQELRLSGDAPRFRWQVGAYYLDMKIRGSSLTSGVPALSAAVATGLDGTNPAIDDDYNLRSKNWSLFGQVEYDLADKVTLVAGGRYSKDTKRVDYRSAVTSGGATVELGSDESFAALRPGVDRISDGDWAARVSLNFKPNADTLLFASWNRGIKGGNFTLSPVVDVANFQHGGETLNSFELGAKWANADKTVRLAATAYHYIYDNYQAFAIINFVPQVRNSDARATGVEIEAFLRPAPHFNVNLGATWETSKVDFVSTAGTAVLGVLVPGAPAPQYCTDQGDGTYGCAYPSAGVTDAELPNSPRFSVNYVLRYDVDTSFGNVAAQFDGAWYDDQFLEVTNGASSRQSAYNVSNASLTWTSPDDRFSVEVYGRNVFDTVYRQYTLNLGPLGTTSMYAKPATYGVSATVKW, encoded by the coding sequence ATGGAATCCAGGTGGAAGCTGACCACTGCGGTTGTGCTGGCGGCGACGGCTGCGACTTTCGCAAACGATGCTGCGGCACAGGACGCAAAGCAGGAGCGGGCATCTGCCGATAGCCCGGTGGTGTTCGGCGACATCGTCGTGACAGCGACCAAGCGTTCGGAGAACGTCGGCCGCGTGCCGATCGCGATTTCGGCCTTTTCGGGCGATCAGCTCAAGGCTCTCGGCATCACCGAGACGACGCAGATCACCCAGCATGTGCCGGGTCTGCAGCTCAACGCCTGGTCACCCAACGTGACCATCTTCAACCTGCGCGGCGTTTCGCAGAATAACTTCACCGACTATCTGGAAAGCCCCGTCGCGGTCTATATCGACGACGCCTACATGGGTTCGATCAATGGCGTGTCGGGCCAGTTGTTCGATGTCCAGCGCGTGGAAGTCCTGCGTGGACCGCAAGGAACGCTGTTCGGGCGGAACGCGACCGGCGGGTTGATCCACTACCTCTCCACCGACGCCTCGAACGCAACGTTCAATGGCTATGCCACCGCCGGCTACGAGCGGTTCAACCGGCGCATGCTGGAAGGCGCGGCGGGCGGTTCCATCGCCGAGGGGCTGCGCTTCCGCGTCGCCGGACGGATCGCCAGGGCCGATGGCTATGTGAAGCCCCAGGCCGCATTGCCCGGAGTGTTCGAAAGCAACGGACAGGCGCTGGGCGGAGAGAACGGCTGGGCATTGCGCGGCACGATCCAGGCCGACCTTGGCGAGCGCGGCACGCTCGACCTGTGGTACAAGCATTCCGAGGACAACGGGGTCGCCACCGGTGGCTACGTGTTCGACAACTGCGACCTCACGGCGAGCGGCTATTGCGCCACGGACGCGGCGGGGCTTTCCAACGGCACCGGGGGCGTGATCAATGCGATCACCGGTGAAAAGGCCAGTCCCTACGCCAACTTCTCCAACCTTCGCGGTTCGCTGGATCGGGACATCGACGTCGCGCAGGCGAAGCTGCTCTACGATCTGGGCGGCGCAAAGCTGACCGCGATCACCAACTACACCTGGCTCGACAAGGTCTATGCCGAGGATGGCGACGCCACTCCGCTCGACCTGATCGGTTTTGGCACGACCGCAAAGTACCGCCAGTTCAGCCAGGAGCTGCGGCTGTCCGGCGACGCTCCGCGCTTTCGCTGGCAGGTGGGCGCCTACTACCTGGACATGAAGATCCGCGGATCGAGCCTGACCAGCGGCGTCCCCGCGCTGAGCGCGGCGGTGGCGACCGGGCTGGACGGGACCAACCCGGCCATCGACGACGACTACAACCTGCGTTCGAAGAACTGGTCGCTGTTCGGGCAGGTCGAATACGACCTCGCCGACAAGGTCACGCTGGTTGCCGGCGGTCGTTATTCGAAGGACACCAAGCGTGTCGATTATCGCTCGGCCGTGACGTCCGGAGGGGCGACGGTCGAACTGGGCTCTGACGAGAGTTTTGCCGCGCTGCGCCCAGGCGTGGACCGGATTTCCGATGGTGACTGGGCAGCACGTGTCAGCCTGAACTTCAAGCCGAACGCGGACACCCTCCTGTTCGCTTCGTGGAACCGGGGGATCAAGGGCGGCAACTTCACGTTGAGCCCGGTCGTCGACGTCGCCAACTTCCAGCACGGCGGCGAAACGCTCAATTCGTTCGAGCTGGGTGCGAAGTGGGCCAATGCGGACAAGACCGTGCGCCTGGCCGCGACCGCCTATCACTACATCTACGATAACTATCAGGCCTTCGCCATCATCAACTTCGTGCCGCAGGTTCGCAACAGCGACGCCCGCGCGACCGGTGTCGAGATCGAGGCATTCCTGCGCCCCGCGCCACACTTCAACGTCAACCTTGGCGCGACGTGGGAAACCAGCAAGGTCGACTTCGTCTCGACCGCCGGGACGGCCGTGCTTGGCGTGCTGGTCCCCGGCGCACCCGCGCCGCAATACTGCACCGACCAGGGCGACGGGACTTATGGCTGCGCCTATCCCAGCGCCGGCGTGACCGACGCCGAACTCCCCAACTCGCCGCGCTTCAGCGTCAACTACGTGCTGCGCTACGATGTGGACACCAGCTTCGGCAACGTTGCCGCGCAGTTTGACGGTGCGTGGTACGACGACCAGTTCCTCGAAGTGACCAATGGCGCCTCATCGCGGCAGAGCGCCTACAACGTGTCGAACGCCTCGCTGACGTGGACATCGCCGGACGACCGCTTCTCGGTCGAGGTCTATGGCCGCAACGTGTTCGACACGGTCTATCGGCAGTACACGCTGAACCTCGGCCCGCTCGGGACCACCAGCATGTACGCCAAGCCCGCGACCTATGGCGTCAGCGCAACGGTGAAGTGGTGA
- a CDS encoding MauE/DoxX family redox-associated membrane protein, whose protein sequence is MIDPVILWLGGLGLGALFVAGAAHKLRDLRHFAGSIAGYRLIPAALTPAAAVLLALGELGAGLAALAIPFAQDPGRAGMIACAAILLVYAAAIGINIARGNTAIDCGCFGFGARGPGLRSGMMVRNLALAALALPALLVPGARGLVWLDWFTLVGGLTVLGLLYAGGELSLNLPTKESAA, encoded by the coding sequence GTGATCGACCCTGTCATCCTCTGGCTCGGCGGTCTCGGCCTCGGCGCCCTGTTCGTCGCGGGGGCAGCCCACAAGCTTCGCGATCTTCGCCACTTCGCAGGTTCGATCGCAGGTTACCGTCTCATCCCGGCAGCGCTGACCCCGGCGGCTGCGGTGCTGCTTGCCCTCGGGGAACTGGGCGCGGGGCTTGCCGCCCTTGCCATACCCTTCGCGCAAGATCCGGGACGGGCTGGCATGATTGCCTGCGCTGCGATCCTGCTGGTCTATGCGGCTGCCATTGGCATCAACATCGCGCGCGGCAACACCGCCATCGATTGCGGCTGCTTCGGCTTCGGCGCACGCGGCCCCGGCCTGCGGAGCGGGATGATGGTGCGAAATCTTGCACTCGCCGCCCTCGCGCTTCCCGCACTTCTCGTGCCCGGCGCACGCGGCCTAGTCTGGCTTGACTGGTTCACACTAGTCGGCGGGCTGACGGTCCTTGGCCTGCTTTACGCAGGCGGCGAACTCTCGCTCAATCTTCCAACCAAGGAGTCTGCGGCATGA
- the mauD gene encoding methylamine dehydrogenase accessory protein MauD: MTNAVIAALIALWVLVIGLCLVVFALLRQVGMLHERLGPVGALVMPGGPAVGDAAPAFDLAAVDGRAVRIGGASPAPLTLLFFLSPTCPVCKSLLPVIRSIERERRGALQVVLASDGDLPAQLAMVKREKLEAFPLVLSTPLGLSYQVSKLPHAVLIDAAGIIVAKGLINNREHLESLFEAHRMGVGSLQELAARDLAEAAE, translated from the coding sequence ATGACGAACGCCGTGATTGCCGCGCTCATCGCGCTGTGGGTGCTGGTCATCGGACTGTGCCTCGTCGTCTTTGCCTTGTTGCGGCAAGTGGGCATGCTGCATGAGCGACTGGGCCCGGTGGGCGCACTGGTCATGCCGGGCGGCCCAGCGGTAGGCGATGCCGCACCCGCATTCGACCTTGCGGCCGTGGATGGCCGGGCTGTGCGGATCGGCGGTGCCAGCCCCGCCCCGCTCACGCTGCTGTTCTTTCTTTCGCCGACCTGCCCGGTGTGCAAGTCGCTATTGCCGGTGATCCGTTCCATCGAGCGCGAGCGGCGCGGCGCCTTGCAGGTGGTCCTTGCCAGCGACGGCGATCTTCCCGCGCAATTGGCCATGGTGAAGCGCGAGAAGCTGGAGGCCTTTCCGCTGGTCCTCTCAACCCCGCTGGGCCTTTCCTACCAGGTGTCCAAGCTGCCTCACGCGGTGTTGATCGACGCCGCCGGGATCATCGTTGCCAAGGGCCTGATCAACAATCGCGAACATCTGGAAAGCCTGTTCGAAGCCCACCGCATGGGCGTCGGTTCGTTGCAGGAACTGGCCGCGCGCGATCTTGCGGAAGCTGCGGAATGA